The following coding sequences lie in one Clostridia bacterium genomic window:
- a CDS encoding ABC transporter ATP-binding protein, whose product MEIVKLHRITKIYGERVPYRALKDINLAVEQGEFVGIMGPSGSGKTTLLNVISTIDPPTSGEVWISGENPYELDDTELALFRRRKLGFVFQDFNLIDTLTIGENIVLPLTLAGEKIPVMEQKLQEVAARLGITGILGKRTFEVSGGQAQRTAIARAIIHSPLLLLADEPTGNLDSKAARDVMELFAGVNGDLGMTTIMVTHDLLCANYCRRVLFIKDGRFFNEIHRGDSRRKFYQQILDVLAWLGGEAGGFAAVRFS is encoded by the coding sequence ATGGAAATCGTGAAACTTCACCGTATCACCAAGATTTACGGCGAGCGGGTACCGTACCGGGCCCTAAAAGACATCAATCTGGCTGTTGAGCAAGGTGAATTTGTAGGTATCATGGGCCCCTCCGGGAGCGGCAAGACTACTCTTCTCAATGTTATATCCACCATTGATCCTCCCACTTCGGGAGAGGTATGGATAAGCGGGGAGAATCCTTATGAACTGGATGATACGGAACTGGCTTTATTTCGGCGCCGGAAGCTCGGCTTTGTCTTCCAGGACTTCAATCTCATTGATACCTTGACCATCGGGGAGAACATTGTGCTGCCTTTGACTCTGGCCGGAGAGAAAATTCCCGTCATGGAGCAAAAGCTGCAGGAGGTGGCGGCCCGGTTGGGTATCACCGGCATCTTGGGAAAGAGGACCTTTGAAGTATCCGGGGGGCAGGCCCAGCGGACCGCCATTGCTAGGGCCATAATTCATTCACCCCTGCTCTTGCTGGCCGACGAGCCCACGGGCAACTTGGACTCCAAGGCCGCCAGGGATGTGATGGAGCTCTTTGCCGGTGTCAACGGGGACTTAGGGATGACCACTATCATGGTCACCCATGATCTCCTGTGCGCCAATTACTGCCGAAGAGTGCTTTTTATTAAAGACGGCCGGTTTTTCAATGAGATCCACCGGGGTGACAGCCGCCGGAAATTCTACCAGCAAATTCTGGATGTGCTGGCCTGGCTGGGGGGTGAAGCCGGTGGCTTTGCGGCAGTTCGCTTTTCATAA